The following coding sequences lie in one Punica granatum chloroplast, complete genome genomic window:
- the rps8 gene encoding ribosomal protein S8: MGRDTIADIITSIRNADMNRKGTVRIASTNITENIVKILLREGFIENVRKHQENNKDFLVLTLRHRRNRKGPSRTILNLKRISRPGLRIYSNYQRIPRILGGMGIVILSTSRGIMTDREARLQGIGGEILCYIW; encoded by the coding sequence ATGGGTAGGGACACTATTGCTGACATAATAACTTCTATACGAAATGCCGACATGAATAGAAAAGGGACGGTTCGAATAGCATCTACTAACATCACCGAAAACATTGTTAAAATACTTTTACGAGAAGGTTTTATCGAAAACGTGAGAAAACATCAGGAAAACAATAAAGATTTTTTGGTTTTAACCCTACGACATAGAAGGAACAGGAAAGGACCGTCTAGAACTATTTTAAATTTAAAACGGATTAGTAGACCTGGTCTACGAATCTATTCTAACTATCAACGAATTCCTAGAATTCTAGGCGGGATGGGAATTGTAATTCTTTCTACTTCTCGAGGTATAATGACAGACCGAGAGGCTCGACTACAAGGAATCGGCGGAGAAATTTTGTGTTATATATGGTAA
- the rpl14 gene encoding ribosomal protein L14 — MIQPQTHLNVADNSGARELMCIRIVGASNRRYAHIGDIIVAVIKEALPNTPLERSEVIRAVIVRTCKELKRDNGMIIRYDDNAAVVIDQEGNPKGTRVFGAIARELRQLSFTKIVSLAPEVL; from the coding sequence ATGATTCAACCTCAAACCCATTTGAATGTAGCGGATAACAGCGGGGCTCGAGAATTAATGTGTATTCGAATCGTTGGAGCTAGTAATCGACGATATGCTCATATCGGTGACATTATTGTTGCTGTGATCAAGGAAGCATTACCAAATACACCTCTAGAAAGATCAGAAGTGATCCGAGCTGTAATTGTACGTACTTGTAAAGAACTTAAACGTGACAACGGTATGATAATACGATATGATGACAACGCCGCAGTTGTTATTGATCAAGAAGGAAATCCAAAAGGAACTCGAGTTTTTGGTGCGATTGCCCGAGAATTGAGACAGTTAAGTTTCACTAAAATAGTTTCATTAGCACCTGAGGTATTATAA
- the rpl16 gene encoding ribosomal protein L16, whose amino-acid sequence MLSPKRTRFRKQHRGRMKGISYRGNRISFGKYALQALEPAWITSRQIEAGRRAMTRNVRRGGKIWVRIFPDKPVTVRPTETRMGSGKGSPEYWVAVVKPGRILYEMGGVAENIARKAISIAASKMPIRTQFIISG is encoded by the exons ATGCTTAGT CCCAAAAGAACCAGATTTCGTAAACAACATAGAGGAAGAATGAAAGGGATATCTTATCGAGGCAATCGTATTTCTTTCGGTAAATATGCTCTTCAGGCACTTGAACCGGCTTGGATCACATCTAGACAAATAGAAGCAGGGCGACGAGCAATGACACGAAATGTGCGGCGTGGTGGAAAAATATGGGTCCGTATATTTCCAGACAAACCAGTTACAGTAAGACCTACAGAAACACGTATGGGTTCGGGTAAAGGATCTCCCGAATATTGGGTAGCTGTCGTTAAACCCGGTAGAATACTTTATGAAATGGGCGGAGTAGCAGAAAATATAGCCAGAAAGGCTATTTCAATAGCGGCCTCAAAAATGCCTATACGAACTCAATTCATTATTTCGGGATAG
- the rps3 gene encoding ribosomal protein S3, translating to MGQKINPLGFRLGTTQSHHSIWFAQPKNYPEDLQEDQKIRDCIKNYIQKNMKIPSGVEGIARIEIQKRIDLIQVIIYMGFPKLLIEGRTRKIEELQATVQKELNCVNRKVNIAITRITNPYGHPNILAEFIAGQLKNRVSFRKAMKKAIELTEQADTKGIQIQIAGRIDGKEIARVEWIREGRVPLQTIRAKIDYCSYTVRTIYGVLGIKIWIFLEEE from the coding sequence ATGGGACAAAAAATAAATCCGCTTGGTTTCAGACTTGGTACAACTCAAAGTCATCATTCTATTTGGTTTGCACAACCAAAAAATTATCCCGAGGATCTACAAGAAGATCAAAAAATACGGGATTGTATCAAAAATTATATACAAAAAAATATGAAAATACCCTCTGGTGTGGAGGGAATTGCACGCATAGAAATTCAAAAAAGAATTGATCTAATTCAAGTCATAATCTATATGGGATTCCCGAAGTTATTAATCGAAGGGAGGACGCGAAAAATCGAAGAATTACAGGCGACCGTACAAAAAGAACTAAATTGTGTGAACCGAAAAGTCAACATTGCTATTACAAGAATTACAAACCCTTACGGACACCCTAATATTCTTGCAGAATTTATAGCCGGACAATTAAAGAATAGAGTTTCATTTCGCAAAGCAATGAAAAAGGCTATTGAATTAACCGAACAGGCAGATACAAAAGGAATTCAAATACAAATTGCAGGGCGAATCGACGGAAAAGAAATTGCACGTGTCGAATGGATCCGAGAAGGTAGGGTTCCTCTACAAACCATTCGAGCTAAAATTGATTATTGTTCCTATACAGTCCGAACTATCTATGGGGTATTAGGCATCAAAATTTGGATATTTTTAGAAGAGGAATAA
- the rpl22 gene encoding ribosomal protein L22: MRKKNPYGEVYALGQYISMSAHKARRVIDQIRGRSYEETLMILELMPYRASYPIFKLVYSAAANASHNMGFNQASLVISKAEVNEGTTFKKLKPRARGRSYPIRRPTCHIRIVLQDTSLYEYEEEIFCLKKAEWKNKYNDMTYHDMYNSGGLWDKK, encoded by the coding sequence ATGAGAAAGAAGAACCCATATGGAGAAGTATACGCTTTAGGTCAATATATATCTATGTCTGCTCACAAAGCACGAAGAGTTATTGATCAGATTCGTGGACGTTCCTACGAGGAAACACTTATGATACTAGAACTTATGCCTTATCGAGCGTCTTATCCCATTTTTAAATTGGTTTATTCTGCAGCAGCAAACGCTAGTCACAATATGGGTTTCAATCAAGCAAGTTTAGTTATTAGTAAAGCAGAAGTCAACGAGGGTACTACTTTTAAAAAATTAAAACCTCGAGCTCGAGGACGGAGTTATCCAATAAGAAGACCCACTTGCCATATAAGAATTGTATTACAAGATACATCTTTATATGAATATGAAGAAGAGATCTTCTGCTTAAAAAAAGCTGAATGGAAAAATAAATACAACGATATGACATATCATGATATGTATAATAGTGGGGGATTATGGGACAAAAAATAA
- the rps19 gene encoding ribosomal protein S19, which produces MARSLKKNPFVANSLLKKIEKLNTKAEKEIIITWSRASTIIPTMIGHTIAIHNGREHLPIYITDRMVGHKLGEFAPTINFRGHAKNDNRSRR; this is translated from the coding sequence GTGGCACGTTCACTAAAAAAAAATCCTTTTGTAGCGAATTCTTTATTAAAAAAAATTGAGAAACTTAACACAAAGGCAGAAAAAGAAATAATAATAACTTGGTCTAGGGCATCTACCATTATACCTACAATGATCGGCCATACTATCGCTATCCATAATGGAAGAGAACATTTGCCTATTTATATAACAGATCGTATGGTAGGCCATAAATTGGGAGAATTTGCACCTACTATCAATTTCCGTGGACATGCGAAAAATGATAATAGATCTCGTCGTTAA
- the rpl2 gene encoding ribosomal protein L2 has protein sequence MTIHLYKTSTPSTRNGAVDSQVKSNTRNNLIYGQHRCSKGRNARGIITAGHRGGGHKRLYRKIDFRRNEKDIYGRIVSIEYDPNRNAYICLIHYGDGEKRYILHPRGAIIGDTIVSGTEVPIKMGNALPLTDMPLGTAIHNIEITLGKGGQLARAAGAVAKLIAKEGKSATLKLPSGEVRLISKNCSATVGQVGNVGVNQKSLGRAGSKCWLGKRPVVRGVVMNPVDHPHGGGEGRAPIGRKKPATPWGYPALGRRSRKRNKYSDNLILRRRSK, from the coding sequence ATGACGATACATTTATACAAAACTTCTACCCCAAGCACACGCAATGGAGCCGTAGACAGTCAAGTGAAATCCAATACACGAAATAATTTGATCTATGGACAGCATCGTTGTAGTAAAGGTCGTAATGCCAGAGGAATCATTACCGCAGGGCATAGAGGGGGAGGTCATAAGCGTCTATACCGTAAAATCGATTTTCGACGGAATGAAAAAGACATATATGGTAGAATCGTAAGCATAGAATACGACCCTAATCGAAATGCATACATTTGTCTCATACACTATGGGGATGGTGAGAAGAGATATATTTTACATCCCAGAGGGGCTATAATTGGAGATACCATTGTTTCTGGTACAGAAGTTCCTATAAAAATGGGAAATGCCCTACCTTTGACCGATATGCCCTTAGGCACGGCCATACATAACATCGAAATCACACTTGGAAAGGGTGGACAATTAGCTAGAGCAGCGGGTGCTGTAGCGAAACTGATTGCAAAAGAGGGGAAGTCGGCCACATTAAAATTACCTTCTGGGGAGGTCCGTTTGATATCCAAAAACTGCTCAGCAACAGTCGGACAAGTGGGGAATGTTGGGGTGAACCAGAAAAGTTTGGGTAGAGCCGGATCTAAATGTTGGCTAGGTAAGCGTCCTGTAGTAAGAGGAGTAGTTATGAACCCCGTAGACCATCCCCATGGGGGTGGTGAAGGAAGGGCCCCAATTGGTAGAAAAAAACCCGCAACCCCTTGGGGTTATCCTGCACTTGGAAGAAGAAGTAGAAAAAGGAATAAATATAGTGATAATTTGATTCTTCGTCGCCGTAGTAAATAG
- the rpl23 gene encoding ribosomal protein L23: MDGIKYAVFTDKSIRLLVKNQYTSNVESGSTRTEIKHWVELFFGVKVKAMNSHRLPGRGRRMGPIMGHTMHYRRMIITLQPGYSIPPLRKKRT, translated from the coding sequence ATGGATGGAATCAAATATGCAGTATTTACAGACAAAAGTATTCGGTTATTGGTGAAAAATCAATATACTTCTAATGTCGAATCAGGATCAACTAGGACAGAAATAAAGCATTGGGTCGAACTCTTCTTTGGTGTCAAGGTAAAAGCTATGAATAGTCATCGACTCCCGGGAAGGGGTAGAAGAATGGGACCTATTATGGGACATACAATGCATTACAGACGTATGATCATTACGCTTCAACCGGGTTATTCTATTCCACCTCTTAGAAAGAAAAGAACTTAA
- the ycf2 gene encoding hypothetical chloroplast RF21: MKGHQFKSWIFELREILREIKNSHYFLDSWTQFNSVGSFIHIFFHQERFIKLLDPRIWSILLSRNSQGSTSNRYFTIKGVVLFVVAVLIYRINNRNMVERKNLYLTGLLPIPMNSIGPRNDTLEESFGSSNINRLIVSLLYLPKGKKISESCFLDPKESTWVLPITKKCIMPESNWGSRWWSNWIGKRRDSSCKISNETVAGIEISFKEKDIKYLEFLFVYYMDMDDPICKDHDWEFFDRLSPSKRRNIINLNSRQLFEILVKDWICYLMFAFREKIPIEVEVFFKQQGAGSTIQSNDIEHISHLFSRNKWAISLQNCAQFHMWQFRQDLFVSWGKNPHESDFLRNISRENWIWLDNVWLVNKDRFFSKVRNVSSNIQYDSTRSSFVQVTDSSQLKGSSDQSRDHFDSISNEDSEYHTLINQREIQQLKERSILLDPSFLQTERTEIESDRFSKCLSGYSSMSRLFTEREKEMNNHLLPEKIEEFLGNPTRSILSFFSDRWSELHLGSNPTERSTIDQKLLKKEQDVSFAPSRRSENKEIVNIFKIITYLQNTVLIHPISSDPGCDMVPKHELDMDSSNKISFLNKNTFFDLFHLFHDRNRGGYTLHHDFESEERFQEMADLFTLSITEPDLVYHKGFAFSIDSYVLDQKQFLNEVFNSRDESKKKSLLVLPPVFYEENESFYRRIRKKWVRISCGNDLEDPKPKIVVFASNNIVEAVNQYRWIRNLIQIQYSTYGYIRNVLNRFFLMNRSDRNFKYGIQRDQIGNETLNHRTIMKYTINQHLSNLKKSQKKKKWFDPLIFISRTERSVNRDPNAYRYKWSNGSKNFQEHLEHFVSEQKSRFQVVFDRLRINQYSIDWSEVIDKKDLSKSLRFVLSKLLLFLSKFLLFLSNSLPFFFVSFGNIPIHRSEIHVYEWKGSNDQLCNQLLESIGLQIVHLKKLKPLLLDDHDTSQKSKLLINGGTISPFLFNKIPKWMIDLFHTRNNRRKSFDNTDSYFSMISHDQDNWLNPVKPFHRSSLISSFYKANRLRFLNNPHHFCFYCNKRFPFYVERARINNYDFTYGQFLNILFIRNKKFSLCGGKKKHAFLERDTISPIESQVSNIFIPNDFPQSGDERYNLYKSFHFAIRSDPLVRRAIYSIADISGTPLTEGQIVNLERTYCQPLSDMNLSDSEGKSLYQYLNFNSNMGLIHTPCSEKYLPSEKRKKQSLCLKKCVEKGQMYRTFQRDSAFSTLSKWNLFQTYMPWFLTSTGYKYLNLIFLDTFSDLLPILSSSQKFVSIFHDIMHGSDISWRILQKKLCLPQWNLISEISSKCLHNLLLSEEMIHRNNESPLISTHLRSPNVRDFLYSILFLLLVAGYLVRTHLLFVSRAYSELQTEFEKVKSLMIPSYMMELRKLLDRYPTSELNSFWLKNLFLVALEKLGDSLEEIRSSASGDNMLWGGGPAYGVKSIRSKKKYFNINLIDIIDLISIIPNPIHRITFSKNTRHLSHTSKEIYSLIRKRKNVNGDWIDDKIESWVANSDSIDDKEREFLVQFSTLTTEKRIDQILLSLTHSDHLSKNDSGYQMIEQPGAIYLRYLVDIHKKYLMNYEFNTSCLAERRIFLAHYQTITYSQTSCGANSFHFTSHGKPFSLRLALSPSRGILVIGSIGTGRSYLVKYLATNSYLPFITVFLNKFLDNKPKGFLIDDSDDIDDSDDIEDRDDIEDSDDIEDSDDIEDSDDIVDTELELLTMMNGLTMDMMPEIDRFYITLQFELAKAMSPCIIWIPNIHDLDVNESNYLSLGLLVNYLSRDCERCSTKNILVIASTHIPQKVDPALIAPNKLNTCIKIRRLLIPQQRKHFFTLSYTRGFHLEKKMFHTNGFGSITMGSNVRDLVALTNEALSISITQKKSILDTNTIRSALHRQTWDLRSQVRSVQDHGILFYQIGRAVAQNVLLSNCPIDPISIYMKKKSCNEGDSYLYKWYFELGTSMKKLTILLYLLSCSAGSIAQDLWSLPGSGEKNGITSYGLVENDSDLVHGLLEVEGALVGSSRTEKDCSRFDNDRVTLLLRPKPRNPLDMMQNGSCSIVDQRFLYEKYESEFEEGEGEGVLDPQQIEEDLFNHIVWAPRIWRPWSFLFDCIERPNELGFPYWAGSFRGKRIIYDEKDELQENDSEFFQSGTMQYQTRDRSSKEQGFFRISQFIWDPADPLFFLFKDQPLVSVFSHQEFFADEEMSKGLLTSQTDPPTSIYKRWFSKNTQEKHFELLIHRQRWLRTNSSLSNGFFRSNTPSESYQYLSNLFLSNRRLLDQMTKTLVRKRWLFPDEMKIGFM; this comes from the coding sequence ATGAAAGGACATCAATTCAAATCCTGGATTTTCGAATTGAGAGAGATATTGAGAGAGATCAAGAATTCTCACTATTTCTTAGATTCATGGACCCAATTCAATTCAGTGGGATCTTTCATTCACATTTTTTTCCACCAAGAACGTTTTATAAAACTCTTGGACCCCCGAATTTGGAGTATCCTACTTTCACGCAATTCACAGGGTTCAACAAGCAATCGATATTTCACGATCAAGGGTGTAGTACTATTTGTAGTAGCGGTCCTTATATATCGTATTAACAATCGAAATATGGTCGAAAGAAAAAATCTCTATTTGACAGGGCTTCTTCCTATACCTATGAATTCCATTGGACCCAGAAATGATACATTGGAAGAATCTTTTGGGTCTTCCAATATCAATAGGTTGATTGTTTCGCTCCTCTATCTTCCAAAAGGAAAAAAGATCTCTGAGAGCTGTTTCCTGGATCCGAAAGAGAGTACTTGGGTTCTCCCAATAACTAAAAAGTGTATCATGCCTGAATCTAACTGGGGTTCGCGGTGGTGGAGTAACTGGATCGGAAAAAGGAGGGATTCTAGTTGTAAGATATCTAATGAAACCGTCGCTGGAATTGAGATCTCATTCAAAGAGAAAGATATCAAATATCTGGAGTTTCTTTTTGTATATTATATGGATATGGATGATCCGATCTGCAAGGACCATGATTGGGAATTTTTTGATCGTCTTTCTCCGAGTAAGAGGCGAAACATAATTAACTTGAATTCGCGACAGCTATTCGAAATCTTAGTTAAAGACTGGATTTGTTATCTCATGTTTGCTTTTCGTGAAAAAATACCAATTGAAGTGGAGGTTTTCTTCAAACAACAAGGAGCTGGGTCAACTATTCAATCAAATGATATTGAGCATATTTCCCATCTCTTCTCGAGAAACAAGTGGGCTATTTCTTTGCAAAATTGTGCTCAATTTCATATGTGGCAATTCCGCCAAGATCTCTTCGTTAGTTGGGGGAAGAATCCGCACGAATCGGATTTTTTGAGGAACATATCGAGAGAGAATTGGATTTGGTTAGACAATGTGTGGTTGGTAAACAAGGATCGGTTTTTTAGCAAGGTACGGAATGTATCGTCAAATATTCAGTATGATTCTACAAGATCTAGTTTCGTTCAAGTAACGGATTCTAGCCAATTGAAAGGATCTTCTGATCAATCCAGAGATCATTTTGATTCCATTAGTAATGAGGATTCGGAATATCACACATTGATCAATCAAAGAGAGATTCAACAACTAAAAGAAAGATCGATTCTTTTGGATCCTTCCTTTCTTCAAACGGAACGAACAGAGATAGAATCAGACCGATTCTCTAAATGCCTTTCTGGATATTCCTCAATGTCCCGGCTATTCACGGAACGTGAGAAGGAGATGAATAATCATCTGCTTCCGGAAAAAATCGAAGAATTTCTTGGGAATCCTACAAGATCCATTCTTTCTTTTTTCTCTGACAGATGGTCAGAACTTCATCTGGGTTCGAATCCTACTGAGAGGTCCACTATAGATCAGAAATTGTTGAAGAAAGAACAAGATGTTTCTTTTGCCCCTTCCAGGCGATCGGAAAATAAAGAAATAGTTAATATATTCAAGATAATTACGTATTTACAAAATACCGTCTTAATTCATCCTATTTCATCAGATCCGGGATGTGATATGGTTCCGAAGCATGAACTGGATATGGACAGTTCCAATAAGATTTCATTCTTGAACAAAAATACATTTTTTGATTTATTTCATCTGTTCCATGACCGGAACAGGGGGGGATACACGTTACACCACGATTTTGAATCAGAAGAGAGATTTCAAGAAATGGCAGATCTATTCACTCTATCAATAACCGAGCCGGATCTGGTGTATCATAAGGGATTTGCCTTTTCTATTGATTCTTACGTATTGGATCAAAAACAATTCTTGAATGAGGTATTCAACTCCAGGGATGAATCAAAAAAGAAATCTTTATTGGTTCTACCTCCTGTTTTTTATGAAGAGAATGAATCTTTTTATCGAAGGATCAGAAAAAAATGGGTCCGGATCTCCTGCGGGAATGATTTGGAAGATCCAAAACCAAAAATAGTGGTATTTGCTAGCAACAACATAGTGGAGGCAGTCAATCAATATAGATGGATCCGAAATCTGATTCAAATCCAATATAGCACCTATGGGTACATAAGAAATGTATTGAATCGATTCTTTTTAATGAATAGATCTGATCGCAACTTCAAATATGGAATTCAAAGGGATCAAATAGGAAATGAGACTCTGAATCATAGAACTATAATGAAATATACGATCAACCAACATTTATCGAATTTGAAAAAGAGTCAGAAGAAGAAGAAATGGTTCGATCCTCTTATTTTTATTTCTCGAACCGAGAGATCCGTGAATCGGGATCCTAATGCATATAGATACAAATGGTCCAATGGGAGCAAGAATTTCCAGGAACATTTGGAACATTTCGTTTCTGAGCAGAAGAGCCGTTTTCAAGTAGTCTTCGATCGATTACGTATTAATCAATATTCGATTGATTGGTCTGAGGTTATCGACAAAAAAGATTTGTCTAAGTCACTTCGTTTCGTTTTGTCCAAGTTACTTCTCTTTTTGTCCAAGTTTCTTCTTTTTTTGTCTAACTCACTTCCTTTTTTCTTTGTGAGTTTCGGGAATATCCCCATTCATAGGTCCGAGATCCACGTCTATGAATGGAAAGGTTCGAATGATCAACTCTGCAATCAGTTGTTAGAATCAATAGGTCTTCAAATCGTTCATTTGAAAAAATTGAAACCATTATTATTGGATGATCATGATACTTCCCAAAAATCGAAATTATTGATCAATGGAGGAACAATATCACCATTTTTGTTCAATAAGATACCAAAGTGGATGATTGACTTATTCCATACTAGAAATAATCGCAGGAAATCTTTTGATAACACGGATTCCTATTTCTCAATGATATCCCACGATCAAGACAATTGGTTGAATCCCGTGAAACCATTTCATAGAAGTTCATTGATATCTTCTTTTTATAAAGCAAATCGACTTCGATTCTTGAATAATCCACATCACTTCTGCTTCTATTGTAACAAAAGATTCCCCTTTTATGTGGAAAGAGCCCGTATCAATAATTATGATTTTACGTATGGACAATTCCTCAATATCTTGTTCATTCGCAACAAAAAATTTTCTTTGTGCGGCGGTAAAAAAAAACATGCTTTTTTGGAGAGAGATACTATTTCACCAATCGAGTCACAGGTATCTAACATATTCATACCTAACGATTTTCCACAAAGTGGTGACGAAAGGTATAACTTGTACAAATCTTTCCATTTTGCAATTCGATCCGATCCATTAGTTCGTAGAGCTATTTACTCGATCGCAGACATTTCTGGAACACCTCTAACAGAGGGACAAATAGTCAATTTGGAAAGAACTTATTGTCAACCTCTTTCAGATATGAATCTATCTGATTCAGAAGGGAAGAGCTTGTATCAGTATCTCAATTTCAATTCAAACATGGGTTTGATTCACACTCCATGTTCTGAGAAATATTTACCATCCGAAAAGAGGAAAAAACAGAGTCTTTGTCTAAAGAAATGCGTTGAGAAAGGACAGATGTATAGAACCTTTCAACGAGATAGTGCTTTTTCAACTCTCTCAAAATGGAATCTATTCCAAACATATATGCCATGGTTCCTTACCTCGACAGGGTACAAATATCTAAATTTGATATTTTTAGATACTTTTTCAGACCTATTGCCAATACTAAGTAGCAGTCAAAAATTTGTATCCATTTTTCATGATATTATGCATGGATCAGATATATCATGGCGAATTCTTCAGAAAAAATTGTGTCTTCCACAATGGAATCTGATAAGTGAGATTTCGAGTAAGTGTTTACATAATCTTCTTCTGTCCGAAGAAATGATTCATCGAAATAATGAGTCACCATTGATATCGACACATCTGAGATCGCCAAATGTTCGGGACTTCCTCTATTCAATCCTTTTCCTTCTTCTTGTTGCTGGATATCTCGTTCGTACACATCTTCTCTTTGTTTCCCGAGCCTATAGTGAGTTACAGACAGAGTTCGAAAAGGTCAAATCTTTGATGATTCCATCATACATGATGGAGTTGCGAAAACTTCTGGATAGGTACCCTACATCTGAACTGAATTCTTTCTGGTTAAAGAATCTCTTTCTAGTTGCTCTGGAAAAATTAGGAGATTCTCTAGAAGAAATACGGAGTTCTGCTTCTGGCGACAACATGCTATGGGGTGGTGGTCCCGCTTATGGGGTCAAATCAATACGCTCTAAGAAGAAATATTTTAATATCAATCTCATCGATATCATCGATCTCATCAGTATCATACCAAATCCCATCCATCGAATCACTTTTTCGAAAAATACGAGACATCTAAGTCATACAAGTAAAGAGATCTATTCATTGATAAGAAAAAGAAAAAATGTGAACGGTGATTGGATTGATGATAAAATAGAATCCTGGGTCGCGAACAGTGATTCGATTGATGATAAAGAAAGAGAATTCTTGGTTCAGTTTTCCACCTTAACGACAGAAAAAAGGATTGATCAAATTCTATTGAGTTTGACTCATAGTGATCATTTATCAAAGAATGACTCTGGTTATCAAATGATTGAACAACCGGGAGCAATTTACTTACGATACTTAGTTGACATTCATAAAAAGTATCTAATGAATTATGAGTTCAATACATCCTGTTTAGCAGAAAGACGGATATTCCTTGCTCATTATCAGACAATCACTTATTCACAAACCTCGTGTGGGGCTAATAGTTTTCATTTCACATCTCATGGAAAACCCTTTTCGCTCCGCTTAGCCCTATCCCCCTCTAGGGGTATTTTAGTGATAGGTTCTATAGGAACTGGACGATCCTATTTGGTCAAATACCTAGCGACAAACTCCTATCTTCCTTTCATTACAGTATTTCTGAACAAGTTCCTGGATAATAAGCCTAAAGGTTTTCTTATTGATGATAGTGACGATATTGATGATAGTGACGATATTGAGGATAGGGACGATATTGAGGATAGTGACGATATTGAGGATAGTGACGATATTGAGGATAGTGACGATATTGTTGATACGGAGCTGGAGCTTCTAACTATGATGAATGGGCTAACTATGGATATGATGCCGGAAATAGACCGATTTTATATCACCCTTCAATTCGAATTAGCAAAAGCAATGTCTCCTTGCATAATATGGATTCCAAACATTCATGATCTGGATGTGAATGAGTCGAATTACTTATCCCTCGGTCTATTAGTGAACTATCTCTCCAGGGATTGTGAAAGATGTTCCACTAAAAATATTCTTGTTATTGCTTCGACTCATATTCCCCAAAAAGTGGATCCCGCTCTAATAGCTCCGAATAAATTAAATACATGCATTAAGATACGAAGGCTTCTTATTCCACAACAACGAAAGCACTTTTTCACCCTTTCATATACTAGGGGATTTCACTTGGAAAAGAAAATGTTCCATACTAATGGATTCGGGTCCATAACCATGGGTTCCAATGTACGAGATCTTGTAGCACTTACCAATGAGGCCCTATCGATTAGTATTACACAGAAGAAATCAATTCTAGACACTAATACAATTAGATCTGCTCTTCATAGACAAACTTGGGATTTGCGATCCCAGGTAAGATCGGTTCAGGATCATGGAATCCTTTTCTATCAGATAGGAAGGGCTGTTGCACAAAATGTACTTCTAAGTAATTGTCCCATAGATCCTATATCTATCTATATGAAGAAGAAATCATGTAACGAAGGGGATTCTTATTTGTACAAATGGTACTTCGAACTTGGAACGAGCATGAAGAAATTAACGATACTTCTTTATCTTTTGAGTTGTTCTGCCGGATCGATCGCTCAAGACCTTTGGTCTCTACCCGGATCCGGTGAAAAAAACGGGATCACTTCTTATGGACTCGTTGAGAATGATTCTGATCTAGTTCATGGCCTATTAGAAGTAGAAGGCGCTCTGGTGGGATCCTCGCGGACAGAAAAAGATTGCAGTCGGTTTGATAATGATCGAGTAACATTGCTTCTTCGGCCCAAACCAAGGAATCCCTTAGATATGATGCAAAATGGATCTTGTTCTATCGTTGATCAGAGATTTCTCTATGAAAAATACGAATCGGAGTTTGAAGAAGGGGAAGGAGAAGGAGTCCTCGACCCGCAACAGATAGAGGAGGACTTATTCAATCACATAGTTTGGGCTCCTAGAATATGGCGCCCTTGGAGCTTTCTATTTGATTGTATCGAAAGGCCCAATGAATTGGGATTTCCCTATTGGGCCGGGTCATTTCGGGGCAAGCGGATCATTTATGATGAAAAGGATGAGCTTCAAGAGAATGATTCGGAGTTCTTCCAGAGTGGAACCATGCAGTACCAGACACGAGATAGATCTTCCAAAGAACAAGGCTTTTTTCGAATAAGCCAATTCATTTGGGACCCTGCAGATCCACTCTTTTTCCTATTCAAAGATCAGCCCCTTGTCTCTGTGTTTTCACATCAAGAATTCTTTGCAGATGAAGAGATGTCAAAGGGGCTTCTTACTTCCCAAACGGATCCCCCTACATCTATATATAAACGCTGGTTTAGCAAGAATACGCAAGAAAAGCACTTCGAATTGTTGATTCATCGCCAGAGATGGCTTAGAACCAATAGTTCATTATCTAATGGATTTTTCCGTTCTAATACTCCATCCGAGAGTTATCAGTATTTATCAAATCTGTTCCTATCTAACAGAAGGCTATTGGATCAAATGACAAAGACATTGGTGAGAAAAAGATGGCTTTTCCCGGATGAAATGAAAATCGGATTCATGTAA